In Desulfobacterales bacterium, a genomic segment contains:
- a CDS encoding FAD:protein FMN transferase, whose translation MKKYIRFAGFAFFMIILAGCRLQREVLIEGNTMGTTYHIKIVAGYFDRISDLKEKIDRRLQEVNDSMSIYKADSEISRFNAIQNTEERFAVSEDFFNVTKAAEKLYRLTNGAWDGTIKPLVDLWGFGSPSAQKKIPAKQHIDWLLIDVGFRHIEISDSRHIRKKKRSLSLDLNSIAKGYAVDRVAAVIKENGIENFLVEVGGEVYASGTKKNRQPWRIGINRPQKDASPSQVYRVVTLENLALATSGDYRNFFEIEGRRYSHVLDPRTGHPVRNSVVSASVMAQTCTFADGLATALMVLGPDKGIELVERLENVEAMIVVQQADGRLADYFSRGFNPVKVLP comes from the coding sequence ATGAAAAAATATATCCGGTTCGCCGGATTTGCTTTTTTTATGATTATTCTGGCAGGCTGCCGGTTGCAACGCGAAGTGCTCATTGAAGGCAACACCATGGGCACCACCTATCATATTAAGATTGTCGCCGGGTATTTTGATCGAATCTCCGACCTGAAGGAAAAAATCGATCGACGCCTGCAGGAAGTCAATGACAGCATGTCGATTTACAAGGCCGATAGCGAAATCAGCCGGTTTAACGCGATTCAAAATACGGAAGAGCGCTTTGCCGTTTCCGAGGACTTTTTTAACGTCACCAAAGCGGCTGAAAAATTGTATCGCCTGACAAACGGCGCCTGGGACGGCACGATAAAACCGCTGGTGGATTTGTGGGGCTTTGGCAGCCCGTCGGCTCAAAAAAAGATTCCCGCAAAACAACATATCGATTGGTTGCTGATCGATGTGGGTTTCCGCCACATTGAAATTTCGGACAGCCGGCATATTCGAAAAAAAAAACGCTCGCTGTCGCTGGATTTAAACTCGATTGCCAAGGGCTATGCGGTTGACCGGGTCGCAGCCGTGATCAAAGAAAACGGCATTGAGAACTTTCTGGTGGAAGTCGGGGGTGAAGTATATGCGTCCGGTACTAAAAAAAACAGACAACCCTGGCGGATCGGCATTAATCGACCGCAAAAAGACGCGTCCCCCAGCCAGGTTTACCGGGTGGTTACCCTGGAAAACTTAGCCTTGGCAACCAGTGGCGATTACCGCAATTTTTTTGAAATCGAGGGGCGGCGCTATTCCCATGTGCTGGATCCCCGGACCGGGCACCCGGTCCGCAATTCAGTAGTCAGTGCTTCCGTCATGGCGCAAACCTGCACATTTGCGGATGGACTGGCAACCGCCCTGATGGTCTTGGGTCCTGACAAAGGTATTGAACTGGTTGAGCGTCTTGAAAATGTTGAGGCCATGATCGTTGTCCAGCAGGCAGATGGGCGCCTGGCGGATTATTTCTCAAGGGGTTTTAACCCGGTTAAGGTACTACCATGA
- the gmhB gene encoding D-glycero-beta-D-manno-heptose 1,7-bisphosphate 7-phosphatase, with translation MQSRKTAKQKPHKVVFLDRDGVINRDSPDYIKSWSEFDFLPGSLGALKRLTQKGFTIIVITNQSAVNRGMIPIKDLEFMHSNMRSAVNANGGKVYDIFFCPHTPDDHCSCRKPKPGLIHQAQSRYALDIKSAYMVGDSAKDVECARNAGCGYAILVQTGNGAEAETILTRKNILPDYVAADLDDAASWIIAHDPEHA, from the coding sequence ATGCAAAGCCGCAAAACCGCCAAACAAAAGCCTCACAAGGTTGTCTTCCTCGACCGCGACGGCGTGATCAACCGGGATTCGCCCGATTACATCAAAAGCTGGTCCGAATTCGATTTTTTGCCCGGCAGCCTGGGGGCCTTAAAGCGGCTGACACAAAAAGGGTTTACCATCATTGTCATTACCAACCAATCGGCTGTCAACCGCGGGATGATCCCGATTAAAGATTTGGAATTCATGCATTCCAATATGCGTTCGGCCGTCAACGCCAACGGCGGCAAAGTATACGATATTTTTTTCTGCCCCCATACCCCCGATGATCACTGCAGCTGCCGCAAACCCAAACCGGGACTGATACACCAGGCCCAAAGCCGTTATGCCCTTGATATAAAAAGCGCTTATATGGTGGGCGACAGCGCCAAGGATGTCGAGTGCGCTCGAAATGCCGGGTGCGGTTATGCAATCTTGGTGCAAACCGGCAACGGCGCTGAAGCTGAAACGATTTTAACCCGAAAAAACATATTGCCTGATTATGTAGCCGCTGACCTCGATGACGCTGCAAGCTGGATAATAGCTCATGACCCAGAGCACGCTTGA
- a CDS encoding Hsp20/alpha crystallin family protein, translated as MDFIKIRFSNDFEDLSSELDKSFEEIFRSMKPMFTLSERSWKPQMDIYETVEEIIIRAEIAGVDKENLEVEISGKAVRIYGHRSELPRVDSGTYRLAEIQYGRFERILYLPAPIDTEVVSTAYSNGFLQIRLAKLQLDKTHKIPISDG; from the coding sequence ATGGACTTTATTAAAATACGTTTTTCTAATGATTTTGAAGATTTGAGTTCCGAGTTGGATAAATCCTTTGAGGAAATCTTCCGCTCCATGAAACCGATGTTCACCCTATCCGAGCGGTCCTGGAAACCTCAAATGGATATTTATGAAACAGTCGAAGAAATCATTATCCGGGCTGAAATTGCCGGAGTGGATAAGGAAAATCTCGAAGTGGAGATCAGCGGGAAAGCCGTTAGGATTTACGGACACCGTTCCGAGCTTCCCCGGGTTGACAGCGGCACGTATCGGTTGGCTGAAATTCAGTATGGCAGGTTTGAACGCATTTTATATCTGCCGGCGCCCATTGACACCGAAGTGGTGTCTACCGCCTACTCCAATGGTTTTCTTCAGATTCGCCTGGCCAAGCTTCAACTGGACAAAACCCACAAGATCCCCATCTCGGATGGATGA
- the rimO gene encoding 30S ribosomal protein S12 methylthiotransferase RimO yields MKLYLASLGCARNLVDSEVMLGRLKHSGWTITTEPAEAETIIVNTCSFIESAVNESIDTILALAAQKKSGNCRKLIVAGCLPERYREDIVGALPEVDIFMGTGAYDKIIQAVDGTLRTPGCILPDPNLSLLQTHDLPRVQSSTHMAYIKIAEGCDRHCTYCIIPTLRGKQKSRPPGSIAAEALRLISSGVKELILVAQDTTAYGRDLNPPTDLSCLLEELAALSDQTWFRVLYGHPESIRPAMIQTVADHPNICSYFDIPIQHADPKVLKRMGRQYTGNDLKRLYEKIRTLCPDAALRTTVIVGFPGETDRAFRELMDFVNHVRFDHLGVFTYSDSEDLPSHRLSGHVSAQKAQDRMDQLMSLQAEISYRNNCKHVGKTYQVLVEKKEGGKTFIGRTAFQAPEVDGITTLRGGGVKTGCFCSVKIIDAQDYDLTGEAI; encoded by the coding sequence ATGAAATTATATTTGGCAAGTCTGGGCTGCGCCCGAAATCTGGTGGATAGCGAGGTCATGCTGGGCCGGCTGAAGCATTCCGGCTGGACCATTACCACAGAGCCGGCTGAAGCCGAGACCATCATCGTCAATACCTGCAGCTTTATCGAGTCTGCCGTCAATGAATCCATCGATACCATCCTGGCGCTGGCAGCGCAAAAAAAAAGCGGGAACTGCCGCAAGCTGATAGTCGCCGGCTGCCTCCCGGAAAGGTACCGGGAAGATATTGTCGGGGCGCTGCCGGAGGTCGATATATTTATGGGCACCGGCGCCTATGACAAAATTATTCAGGCGGTCGACGGGACCCTGAGAACACCGGGATGTATTTTGCCGGACCCGAATTTATCCCTTCTGCAGACGCATGATCTTCCCAGGGTTCAAAGCAGCACGCATATGGCCTATATCAAAATCGCCGAGGGATGCGACCGCCATTGTACCTATTGCATTATTCCGACGCTCCGGGGGAAGCAAAAAAGTCGCCCGCCCGGATCGATTGCGGCTGAAGCCCTTCGCCTGATATCATCCGGTGTTAAAGAGCTGATTTTGGTGGCACAGGACACCACGGCCTATGGGCGGGATTTAAATCCGCCGACAGATTTAAGCTGTTTGCTGGAAGAACTTGCAGCGCTGTCGGATCAGACATGGTTCCGGGTGCTGTACGGACATCCGGAAAGTATCCGGCCGGCCATGATCCAAACCGTTGCAGATCACCCGAATATATGCTCATATTTCGACATCCCCATTCAACATGCCGATCCGAAAGTTTTAAAACGGATGGGGCGACAATATACCGGGAACGATCTCAAACGGCTTTATGAAAAAATTCGAACCCTTTGTCCGGACGCTGCCCTTCGGACCACCGTTATCGTCGGGTTTCCGGGTGAAACGGACAGGGCCTTCAGGGAGTTGATGGATTTTGTCAACCATGTTCGGTTTGACCACTTGGGGGTATTCACCTATTCTGATTCTGAAGACCTCCCTTCCCACAGGCTTTCCGGCCATGTTTCAGCCCAGAAAGCCCAGGACCGCATGGACCAGCTGATGTCCTTACAGGCCGAAATTTCTTACAGAAACAACTGCAAACACGTCGGCAAGACCTATCAGGTCCTGGTCGAAAAAAAGGAGGGAGGGAAAACATTTATCGGCCGCACCGCTTTTCAGGCGCCTGAGGTTGACGGCATCACCACCCTTCGCGGCGGGGGGGTGAAGACGGGCTGCTTTTGCAGCGTCAAAATAATCGACGCCCAGGATTATGACCTGACCGGAGAGGCAATATGA
- a CDS encoding polyprenyl synthetase family protein, whose amino-acid sequence MSDIKQKILDRAENDLVEIENALTNNLRPHLDLVARTAKHILFSGGKRLRPLLMVLSARLCGYHGDYDKTFSCVFEYLHAATLLHDDLVDGAEFRRGSPVAHTKWGNAVAVLTGDYLLARALSITAATGSLKSIKIIAEITEHMSQGEIQQLINKGDLNLSEEDYLTVIYRKTAVLIEGACRVGAIFAGAPEKEEQALSVYGRHLGLAFQMVDDLLDYTADTNALGKKTGADLREGKLTLPLIYAYSKAGTDDRAFIEKVLNQKKFSVQVFEKMINILKKYKGLDYTYQAAAQKVLAAKEALSVFGATETRDLLLDIADYALIRKN is encoded by the coding sequence ATGAGCGATATAAAACAGAAAATTTTGGACAGGGCCGAAAATGATCTTGTTGAAATTGAAAACGCCCTGACAAATAATTTAAGACCGCATCTTGACCTGGTCGCCCGAACGGCAAAGCACATTCTATTCAGCGGCGGCAAACGGTTAAGGCCATTGCTGATGGTTCTTTCGGCACGGCTGTGCGGCTATCATGGCGATTATGACAAGACCTTTTCGTGTGTATTTGAATACCTTCATGCCGCCACCCTTTTGCACGATGATCTGGTCGACGGTGCTGAATTCCGGCGGGGCAGTCCGGTCGCCCACACGAAATGGGGCAACGCGGTTGCGGTTTTGACAGGTGATTATCTGCTGGCGCGCGCGCTTTCCATTACCGCGGCGACCGGATCGCTGAAAAGCATCAAGATCATTGCAGAAATTACGGAACATATGTCCCAGGGCGAGATCCAGCAGTTAATCAATAAAGGCGATTTGAACCTTTCAGAAGAGGACTATCTGACGGTTATTTACCGCAAGACCGCCGTGCTCATAGAGGGGGCCTGCCGGGTGGGCGCTATATTCGCCGGCGCTCCGGAGAAGGAGGAGCAGGCCCTTTCCGTTTACGGTCGGCATCTCGGTCTGGCTTTTCAAATGGTCGATGACCTGCTTGACTATACCGCTGATACAAACGCACTGGGTAAAAAAACCGGTGCTGATTTAAGGGAAGGCAAACTGACATTACCTCTTATTTATGCATATTCAAAGGCCGGAACTGATGATCGCGCCTTTATTGAAAAGGTTTTGAACCAAAAAAAATTTTCTGTTCAAGTCTTTGAAAAGATGATAAATATATTAAAAAAATATAAGGGGCTTGATTACACTTATCAAGCAGCTGCCCAGAAGGTTTTGGCCGCGAAAGAGGCTCTGTCCGTGTTTGGCGCAACAGAGACCAGGGACCTCCTGTTAGATATTGCCGATTATGCGCTGATTAGAAAAAACTGA
- a CDS encoding MFS transporter, producing the protein MLKAFNPSGRFIIGAQYFVYFGVMGIFLPYFNLYCYHLGFNGLQIGALSALRSMALIVFPLLWSGLADRYQKRRAIYVGCNLVSAALWSFYLFTVDFWFMLMITMFYGIFYAPIISFLEAFSMEVLGHEKNSYGKVRAWGSISFILVVVGIGKIIDLYSIQIIIVLIFAGSALMAAISVRVPAVRKHQGKSFRKQVDAFLNRRVLVFLICGFLMLVSHGAYYGFFSIHLEKLGYGSTFIGASWALASTAEILVMIASNRIFRRFSLVNVLFFSFMAAAIRWLTLCYVQSPLLILVTQVLHAFSYGTFHMASILYIDLLTPIENKTMGQAVNNAVSYGTGLMVGFLISGYLYERMETAGLFLISSLIAAAGGVLMKRFAIKENHRELIR; encoded by the coding sequence ATGCTGAAAGCCTTTAACCCCTCCGGAAGATTCATCATCGGTGCACAGTATTTCGTCTATTTTGGCGTGATGGGGATATTCCTGCCCTATTTTAATCTATACTGTTACCACCTTGGATTTAATGGGCTTCAAATCGGTGCACTGTCGGCCCTGCGTTCGATGGCGTTGATTGTGTTTCCGCTGTTGTGGAGCGGCCTGGCCGACCGATACCAGAAACGGCGCGCCATCTATGTCGGCTGCAACCTGGTGAGCGCTGCGTTGTGGTCTTTCTATCTGTTCACCGTCGATTTCTGGTTTATGCTGATGATAACCATGTTTTATGGAATATTTTACGCACCGATTATTTCCTTTCTGGAAGCATTCAGCATGGAAGTCCTTGGTCATGAAAAAAACAGCTATGGAAAAGTGCGCGCCTGGGGATCCATCAGTTTTATTTTGGTCGTTGTGGGGATCGGCAAAATCATCGACCTGTATTCGATCCAGATCATTATCGTGCTGATATTCGCCGGATCCGCTCTGATGGCAGCCATTTCAGTCCGTGTTCCGGCGGTGCGCAAGCATCAGGGAAAATCTTTCCGTAAACAGGTCGACGCATTTCTAAACCGACGGGTCCTGGTTTTCCTGATTTGCGGTTTTTTGATGCTGGTCAGTCACGGGGCCTATTACGGCTTTTTTTCCATTCATCTTGAAAAACTGGGTTACGGCAGCACTTTCATCGGAGCAAGCTGGGCCCTGGCATCGACAGCCGAAATTTTGGTGATGATCGCCTCGAATCGGATATTCAGGCGATTTTCACTGGTCAATGTGCTTTTTTTCTCATTTATGGCAGCTGCCATTCGATGGTTGACACTTTGCTATGTTCAGTCACCGCTGCTGATTTTAGTGACCCAGGTATTGCACGCATTTAGTTATGGAACCTTTCATATGGCCAGTATTCTTTATATTGATCTGCTGACGCCGATTGAAAATAAAACAATGGGTCAGGCGGTCAATAACGCGGTTTCATACGGAACCGGGTTGATGGTTGGTTTTTTGATAAGCGGGTATCTATATGAACGAATGGAAACAGCCGGTCTTTTTTTAATCAGCAGCTTGATTGCGGCGGCCGGGGGGGTGCTGATGAAAAGGTTTGCTATAAAGGAAAACCACAGGGAATTAATACGCTAA
- a CDS encoding acyltransferase, producing the protein MRRDHRPYFIKKLHLGFQQFYTRRFIEPQLESLGKGCLFIKPWHVDIFGAPIEIGDYAMVVATPDKKIRLSIWSQKKGLGRITIGNYSLICPGVRLGSAAEITIADNCMLASSVYITDADWHDIYNRVAIGRTAPVRIEKNVWIGDSVIICKGVTIGENSIIGAGAIVVDSVPPNTIAAGNPAKVVKELDPREEITTRAHFYSDPAKLFKDFDQFDRDMLRNNSILGWLRHLLFPLKGE; encoded by the coding sequence ATGCGAAGAGATCATCGCCCCTATTTTATCAAAAAATTACATCTGGGGTTTCAGCAGTTTTACACCCGCCGATTTATAGAGCCGCAGCTGGAATCCCTGGGAAAGGGCTGCCTTTTCATCAAGCCCTGGCACGTGGACATCTTCGGCGCGCCCATTGAAATCGGCGACTATGCCATGGTGGTGGCCACTCCCGATAAAAAAATCAGGCTTTCGATCTGGTCTCAAAAAAAAGGCCTGGGCCGCATCACCATCGGAAATTACAGTTTAATCTGCCCGGGCGTCCGGCTTGGCTCCGCCGCTGAAATCACCATTGCCGACAACTGCATGCTGGCCAGCAGCGTCTACATAACCGATGCGGACTGGCACGATATTTACAACCGGGTCGCCATCGGCAGAACAGCCCCGGTGCGGATTGAAAAAAATGTTTGGATCGGCGACAGCGTCATTATCTGCAAAGGGGTCACCATCGGTGAAAACAGTATTATCGGCGCCGGCGCAATTGTTGTGGATTCCGTGCCCCCCAACACCATTGCCGCCGGAAACCCGGCAAAGGTCGTCAAAGAGTTGGACCCCCGGGAAGAGATCACAACCCGGGCGCATTTTTATTCAGATCCGGCCAAGCTGTTTAAGGATTTTGATCAGTTTGACAGAGACATGTTGCGGAACAACTCGATCCTGGGCTGGCTGCGTCATCTCCTTTTTCCGCTTAAAGGGGAGTAA
- a CDS encoding septal ring lytic transglycosylase RlpA family protein — protein sequence MNYIPKKSNPHSHHLSSLKCYISRYRRPAVVWVLLLTLGYGCATVEPPPPPPAPTGYPKPYKVLGKWYQPLPHAKYFSQRGIASWYGEDFHGKKTSNGEIYDMHAMTAAHKTLPLGTYVQVTNLSNNRVTQVRINDRGPFVRGRIIDLSYSAARTLEVVGPGTAPVEVVALGTRVTPESAGKPGGMYLPVDYYSGNFTIQVGAFRDRNNAERLKNKLDQKFKNAHITVYDTGKETFYRVRVGLCTTLQQADEYEAVMIKEGFKDAFAVAEDLK from the coding sequence ATGAACTATATCCCAAAAAAATCTAACCCCCACTCCCACCACCTGAGCTCGTTAAAGTGTTACATCTCACGCTATCGCCGGCCGGCTGTCGTTTGGGTTCTCCTGCTGACACTTGGCTACGGTTGTGCAACGGTTGAACCGCCACCGCCGCCGCCGGCCCCGACAGGCTATCCCAAACCTTATAAAGTCCTGGGAAAATGGTATCAGCCCTTGCCCCACGCCAAATATTTCAGCCAGCGCGGCATCGCTTCCTGGTATGGTGAAGATTTCCATGGCAAAAAAACATCCAACGGTGAAATTTATGATATGCATGCCATGACCGCCGCCCACAAAACTTTGCCCCTGGGCACATATGTGCAGGTAACCAATCTATCCAACAACCGTGTAACGCAGGTCCGGATTAACGACCGGGGGCCGTTTGTGCGCGGCCGCATCATTGATCTGTCTTACAGTGCGGCCCGAACCCTCGAGGTGGTCGGACCGGGGACGGCCCCGGTTGAAGTCGTTGCCCTGGGAACCAGGGTGACGCCGGAGTCGGCCGGCAAACCGGGCGGCATGTATCTGCCGGTGGATTATTACTCCGGCAACTTTACGATCCAGGTCGGCGCCTTCAGGGACCGCAACAACGCCGAACGGCTTAAAAACAAGCTGGATCAAAAATTTAAAAATGCGCATATCACCGTCTATGACACCGGCAAAGAGACTTTTTACCGCGTCCGCGTGGGCCTCTGCACAACCCTGCAACAGGCGGACGAATATGAAGCCGTTATGATCAAGGAAGGCTTTAAGGACGCATTCGCCGTTGCCGAAGACCTGAAATAA
- a CDS encoding phenyltransferase domain-containing protein: MMKDIGTSITKTSPYREILPLDIDFAAAMIVKAQRENGEIPWSKGLKTDPWDHVEAAMGLCIAGYHREARMAFRWLASTQLKEGCWYAAYKDGIPEDTTLDTNMSAYVAVGLLHFYLATGDISFLNDMWETVSAAMEFVLRMQATEGEIYWAISPEGKIDTMALLAGSSSICMSLRCALVIANQLGRHQPAWKAALKKLETAICTRPHLFNMTKSRYAMDWYYPVLCGIFTLSAAQRRIDQYWKKFVINGQGVRCVSDRPWVTVAETSELSLALSAMGNPGLAKIVFSWICDKTYEDGSYWCGFTFPDLVIWPEDKTTWTNAVVLMAADALYNLTPAGQLFNHRFWQTIDL; this comes from the coding sequence ATGATGAAAGATATAGGCACTTCGATAACCAAAACCTCGCCCTACCGGGAAATCCTTCCACTTGACATCGACTTTGCCGCCGCCATGATTGTTAAAGCCCAAAGGGAAAATGGTGAAATCCCCTGGAGCAAGGGATTAAAAACAGATCCCTGGGATCATGTTGAAGCTGCCATGGGGCTCTGTATCGCCGGGTACCACCGGGAGGCCCGCATGGCATTCAGGTGGCTTGCGAGCACCCAGCTCAAGGAGGGCTGCTGGTACGCCGCCTATAAAGACGGCATTCCGGAAGACACCACCCTGGACACCAACATGTCCGCCTATGTTGCCGTCGGCCTGTTGCATTTCTACCTGGCAACCGGTGATATTTCCTTTTTAAACGATATGTGGGAAACGGTCTCTGCCGCCATGGAATTTGTTCTGCGGATGCAGGCAACCGAAGGTGAGATTTATTGGGCGATCAGCCCGGAAGGAAAGATCGACACCATGGCGCTGCTGGCGGGATCAAGCTCCATTTGTATGAGCCTGCGGTGTGCCCTGGTGATTGCAAACCAGTTGGGCCGCCATCAGCCGGCCTGGAAAGCAGCGCTGAAAAAACTCGAAACAGCCATTTGCACCCGCCCGCACCTGTTTAACATGACCAAATCGCGCTACGCCATGGACTGGTACTACCCGGTCCTTTGCGGTATTTTTACACTTTCCGCGGCCCAGCGCCGAATCGATCAGTATTGGAAAAAATTCGTCATCAACGGCCAGGGTGTCCGCTGTGTATCCGACCGGCCCTGGGTGACGGTGGCGGAAACCTCGGAACTGTCACTCGCACTTTCCGCCATGGGAAACCCGGGTCTTGCCAAAATCGTGTTCAGCTGGATTTGTGATAAAACCTATGAAGACGGTTCCTACTGGTGCGGCTTTACTTTTCCGGACCTGGTGATCTGGCCCGAAGACAAAACCACCTGGACCAACGCGGTCGTACTGATGGCAGCCGATGCCCTGTATAACCTGACACCGGCCGGCCAGTTGTTCAATCACCGGTTCTGGCAAACAATTGATTTATGA
- the lon gene encoding endopeptidase La, with protein sequence MTDPKPFTDIDAEKLPDILPIMPLFDAALFPKMVLPLMVMQGESVRLVDEAMSKDRMIGLLVSKKPEEKSKLPQDDLYTIGTSALILKMAKTEDNRTQLLVQGLGRFKAAEFVESKPYLKARIEHIRETQPKDKESQALVSNILSQFTKIVELSPGLPPEIAAMAKTIKEPGILADMIASTINSSLEEKQKILETNDVKDRLQEVTRLLNYQLEILELGHKIQSQVKGDMDKRQREYYLRQQLEAIKEELGEKDEPSVELDEYKAKLKEKNLPQEALKEAEREISRLSRMHPSSAEYTVALTYLDWLTSLPWNDSTVDNLDIKKARKILDEDHFGLEKAKKRIVEFLAVRKLKPESKGPILCFAGPPGTGKTSLGQSIARALGRKFIRISLGGVRDEAEIRGHRRTYVGALPGRIVQGLRRAESNNPVFMLDEIDKVGSDFRGDPSSALLEVLDPEQNFSFSDHYLDVSFDLSKVMFITTANILDTIPPALRDRMEVLELLGYTEDEKIKIANRYLIPRRRKAHGLKAGQINFTKAAVKQMISGYTREAGLRNLEREIANVCRGVASKVAAGEAKSVTIKIVNLFKYLGPVRLSNEARSRVSTPGVAMGLAWTPAGGELLFIEATAMKGKKGLTLTGQLGDVMKESVTAALSFIRTNAVTLGIDEDFFDKYDIHVHVPAGAIPKDGPSAGVTMLTALSSLLTHKTIRKDLAMTGEITLRGQVLPVGGVKEKILAAHRAGIKTLILPKWNEKDLYEIPKKVQKDIKFHFVEKMMDVLKIALNK encoded by the coding sequence ATGACTGATCCAAAACCGTTCACCGATATTGATGCTGAAAAACTGCCGGACATCCTTCCGATTATGCCGCTTTTTGATGCGGCCTTGTTTCCCAAAATGGTATTGCCGTTGATGGTGATGCAGGGTGAGTCGGTCCGGCTGGTTGATGAAGCCATGTCAAAGGACCGGATGATTGGGCTGCTGGTATCAAAAAAGCCTGAAGAGAAAAGCAAACTTCCCCAGGATGATTTATACACCATCGGTACCAGCGCCTTGATACTCAAAATGGCCAAAACAGAGGACAATAGGACCCAATTGCTGGTTCAGGGGCTCGGCCGGTTCAAAGCCGCCGAGTTTGTAGAGAGCAAACCTTACTTAAAAGCGCGGATTGAGCATATCCGGGAAACACAACCCAAAGACAAAGAATCCCAGGCCCTGGTATCGAACATCCTCAGCCAGTTTACAAAAATTGTGGAATTGTCCCCGGGATTGCCCCCGGAAATAGCTGCAATGGCCAAAACCATCAAAGAGCCCGGCATACTGGCGGACATGATTGCTTCCACCATCAACTCCTCCCTTGAAGAAAAGCAGAAGATTCTTGAAACCAATGATGTCAAAGACCGCTTGCAAGAAGTTACCCGCCTGCTCAATTATCAACTGGAAATTCTTGAATTGGGGCACAAAATCCAGTCTCAGGTGAAAGGGGACATGGATAAACGCCAGCGCGAATATTATCTGCGCCAGCAGCTGGAAGCGATAAAGGAAGAACTGGGCGAAAAGGACGAACCCTCGGTTGAATTGGACGAATACAAGGCCAAGTTAAAGGAAAAGAATCTACCCCAGGAAGCACTGAAAGAAGCAGAGCGTGAAATCAGCCGGCTTTCCCGCATGCACCCTTCTTCGGCCGAATACACGGTGGCGTTAACCTACCTGGATTGGCTGACATCGCTACCCTGGAATGATAGTACCGTGGATAATCTCGATATCAAGAAGGCACGAAAAATCCTTGATGAAGACCATTTTGGATTGGAAAAGGCCAAAAAACGGATCGTCGAATTTTTAGCGGTGCGCAAACTCAAACCGGAGTCCAAAGGACCCATTTTGTGCTTTGCCGGCCCCCCCGGCACCGGCAAGACGTCCCTGGGGCAATCCATCGCCCGGGCATTGGGACGGAAATTTATTCGGATTTCACTGGGAGGCGTCCGGGATGAGGCTGAAATCCGCGGCCATCGCCGCACTTATGTCGGTGCGCTGCCCGGGCGAATTGTTCAAGGTCTTCGCCGGGCCGAATCAAACAATCCGGTTTTCATGCTGGATGAAATCGACAAAGTCGGCAGCGATTTCAGGGGGGATCCTTCATCCGCCCTGCTGGAAGTGCTGGATCCGGAACAGAACTTTTCCTTTTCAGACCATTATCTGGATGTTTCCTTTGACTTGTCGAAAGTCATGTTTATCACAACGGCCAATATTCTCGATACCATCCCGCCGGCCCTGCGGGACCGGATGGAAGTGCTGGAGCTTCTGGGGTACACCGAAGACGAAAAGATCAAGATCGCAAATCGCTACCTGATTCCGCGCCGGCGAAAGGCCCACGGTTTAAAGGCCGGTCAGATCAACTTTACCAAAGCCGCGGTCAAACAGATGATTTCCGGCTATACCCGTGAAGCCGGTCTGCGTAACCTGGAACGCGAAATCGCCAACGTCTGTCGCGGCGTTGCCAGTAAGGTCGCCGCCGGCGAAGCCAAGTCCGTAACCATCAAAATCGTCAACCTGTTCAAGTATCTGGGGCCGGTGCGCCTGTCCAACGAAGCCAGGTCCCGGGTTTCGACTCCGGGCGTGGCCATGGGCTTGGCCTGGACCCCGGCAGGCGGAGAACTTCTGTTTATTGAAGCCACCGCCATGAAAGGCAAAAAAGGACTTACCTTGACCGGTCAGTTGGGCGACGTCATGAAAGAATCCGTCACTGCCGCTTTAAGCTTTATCCGGACAAACGCTGTAACACTCGGCATCGATGAAGATTTTTTCGACAAGTACGACATTCACGTCCATGTACCGGCAGGCGCCATTCCCAAGGACGGACCCTCTGCCGGGGTGACCATGCTGACGGCCCTGTCCTCGCTCTTGACGCATAAAACCATTCGAAAAGACCTTGCCATGACCGGTGAAATAACGCTGCGCGGCCAAGTGCTGCCGGTCGGCGGGGTTAAGGAAAAAATTCTTGCCGCCCACCGGGCCGGGATTAAAACGCTGATTTTACCTAAATGGAATGAAAAGGATCTTTACGAAATCCCCAAAAAGGTCCAAAAGGATATCAAGTTTCACTTTGTTGAAAAAATGATGGATGTGCTGAAAATCGCCCTTAATAAATAA